The DNA sequence ATCGGCTGGATCCCGTTCTACCTCGACCGCTGCGACCGGCACTACACCAACCAGAAGTGGCTACGCCGCGACTTCGGTGGCCGGCTGCCCAGCGAGGTGTTCCGCGAGCACTCCCTGGCCTGCTACGTCACCGACCCGACCTCGCTGAAGCTGCGCCGCGAGATCGGCATCGACAACATCGCCTGGGAATGCGACTACCCCCACGCCGACTCGATCTGGCCGGACGCGCCCGAGTTCGTCCTCAACGAGCTGAACGGCGCCGGAGCGACCGACGAGGAGATCAACAAGATCACCTGGGAGAACGCCTGCCGGTTCTTCAACTGGGACCCGTTCGCCGAGATCCCCCGCGAGCGGGCCACCGTCGGCGCCCGGCGCGCCATCGCGACGGATGTCGACACCGCCATCCGCTCCCGCAAGGAATGGGCACGCCTCTTCGCGGAGAAGCAGGGCCAGAGCGCCTGAGTCAGGGCCGGAGTGCCTGGGCGAGGTAAGCGCCCAGCGCCCTGGCGAGGCAGCGAGTGCAGGGGGCCGCCGGTTGACCGGCGGCCCCCTTTTGCATGCCCGGCCACCCGCATGCCCGATCGCCGGCGTGCAGGCGGTGCCGGCGTGCCGGCGAGCCGGCTGGCGGGACGTCGGCGAGGATCGAAGTTCCAGAACCTCGGAAGTTGTGTTCTGTACTGCGAGAACGCTATTCTGAGCGGGCCGAGAGG is a window from the Parafrankia irregularis genome containing:
- a CDS encoding amidohydrolase family protein, which gives rise to IGWIPFYLDRCDRHYTNQKWLRRDFGGRLPSEVFREHSLACYVTDPTSLKLRREIGIDNIAWECDYPHADSIWPDAPEFVLNELNGAGATDEEINKITWENACRFFNWDPFAEIPRERATVGARRAIATDVDTAIRSRKEWARLFAEKQGQSA